A DNA window from Paralichthys olivaceus isolate ysfri-2021 chromosome 3, ASM2471397v2, whole genome shotgun sequence contains the following coding sequences:
- the LOC109625591 gene encoding ras-related protein Rab-8A: MAKTYDYLFKLLLIGDSGVGKTCVLFRFSEDAFNSTFISTIGIDFKIRTIELDGKKIKLQIWDTAGQERFRTITTAYYRGAMGIMLVYDITNEKSFDNIKNWIRNIEEHASADVERMVLGNKCDVNDKRQVSKERGEKLALEYGIKFMETSAKANINVENAFLTLARDIKAKIDKKLEGNNPQGSSQGVKITEQPKKSSFFRCTLL; encoded by the exons ATGGCGAAGACTTACGACTACTTGTTTAAACTACTTTTAATCGGCGACTCCGGCGTCGGGAAGACCTGCGTGCTGTTCAGATTCTCAGAGGATGCCTTCAACTCAACGTTTATCTCGACGATAG gTATTGACTTCAAGATCAGAACAATAGAATTAGATGGGAAGAAGATCAAGCTACAGATATG GGATACAGCAGGACAGGAGAGGTTCAGGACCATCACAACAGCCTACTACAGAGGAGCCATG GGCATCATGTTAGTGTATGACATTACCAACGAGAAGTCCTTTGACAACATCAAGAACTGGATACGGAATATAGAAgag CATGCCTCAGCAGATGTGGAGAGGATGGTGCTTGGGAATAAATGTGATGTTAATGACAAGCGACAGGTGTccaaagaaagaggagagaag CTGGCCCTGGAGTACGGCATTAAGTTCATGGAAACCAGTGCAAAGGCGAACATCAATGTCGAGAAT GCCTTCTTAACCCTTGCCAGAGACATCAAAGCAAAAATTGACAAGAAGCTG GAGGGCAACAACCCGCAAGGCAGCAGTCAAGGAGTAAAGATCACAGAACAGCCCAAGAAGAGCAGTTTCTTCCGCTGCACGCTGctgtga
- the hsh2d gene encoding hematopoietic SH2 domain-containing protein homolog has product MMEGSPGQHNPFTWFTESQRRSVIRNGIVPEWFHGIISRKMSEDLLMPMPPGYFLIRVSETRFGYSLSYRTDDRCRHFMIDALEDGDYIIVGENRRHQNLQDLVDFHRRNPILPFTEVLTVACGQSSNDQADYAELLFPKKTNSSLQHNNLLQLNRSPPESEGIIPPALPSRPDNLLTATPLVPSSQPKLLYSYVQFSHIPYQPQAMIHTGKDPLYVLPPEVPAWSFVPPVREGSEGPSSPTFNQHAPNRNIQPGKNPDVKPSVVTNLKNLKKKFQKKRSKSQEHMYTEINVEATHIDEYQRIQGEQTVSSAPYSNNGMFGMGVLPPEYMPPPPFAPGH; this is encoded by the exons ATGATGGAGGGCAGTCCAGGACAACACAATCCTTTCACCTGGTTCACGGAGTCCCAGCGTCGGAGTGTGATCAGGAACGGTATCGTCCCAGAGTGGTTTCACGGCATCATTTCCAGAAA GATGTCAGAGGACCTGCTCATGCCCATGCCTCCTGGCTACTTCCTCATCAGAGTCAGTGAGACCAGGTTTGGATACTCCCTCTCATATCG TACCGACGACCGCTGCAGACATTTCATGATTGACGCATTGGAGGATGGCGATTACATCATAGTCGGGGAGAATAGGCGTCACCAAAACCTGCAGGACCTTGTGGACTTTCATCGTAGAAATCCCATCTTGCCTTTCACTGAGGTGCTCACTGTCGCTTGTGGACAG TCATCAAATGACCAGGCAGACTACGCAGAACTTCTGTTTCCCAAAAAAACCAACTCCAGTTTACAACATAACAACTTACTGCAGCTGAACAGGAGCCCCCCAGAATCAGAAGGGATCATCCCACCTGCTCTTCCTTCTCGACCAGACAACCTGCTGACCGCCACACCCCTCGTTCCAAGCAGCCAACCAAAACTTCTTTACTCATATGTGCAATTTTCACACATTCCCTATCAACCTCAAGCCATG ATTCATACAGGCAAGGACCCTCTGTACGTCCTGCCTCCTGAGGTCCCTGCTTGGAGTTTTGTGCCTCCAGTGAGAGAGGGAAGCGAGGGTCCCTCCTCACCTACATTCAATCAACACGCTCCCAACAGAAACATTCAGCCTGGAAAGAACCCAGATGTGAAGCCATCAGTCGTCACCAACCTAAAGAACTTGAAGAAGAAATtccaaaagaaaagaagtaAGTCACAGGAGCATATGTACACAGAGATTAATGTTGAAGCGACACACATAGATGAATATCAGAGGATCCAAGGGGAACAGACAGTCAGTAGTGCACCATATTCCAACAATGGCATGTTTGGCATGGGAGTGTTACCTCCGGAGTACATGCCCCCTCCTCCTTTTGCTCCAGGCCACTGA
- the tax1bp3 gene encoding tax1-binding protein 3: protein MSNLYGDAMSYVPGQPIAAVVERVQIHKLQERNNLILGFSIGGGIDQDPGQNPFSENKSDKGIYVTRISPGGPADKAGLMMGDKIMQVNGYDMTMVTHDQARKKLTKKNEAVVRLLVTRKSLEEAVKQSMGVAPNCNTATRHY from the exons ATGTCGAATCTCTACGGCGACGCCATGTCTTATGTCCCGGGTCAGCCGATCGCTGCTGTTGTG GAACGAGTGCAGATCCATAAGTTGCAGGAGAGAAATAATCTGATTCTGGGCTTCAGCATCGGTGGAGGGATAGACCAGGACCCTGGGCAGAACCCCTTCTCTGAGAACAAGTCTGACAAA GGCATCTATGTGACCAGGATATCACCAGGAGGACCAGCAGACAAGGCAGGCTTGATGATGGGAGACAAAATAATGCAG GTGAACGGATATGATATGACCATGGTGACCCATGACCAGGCTCGTAAAAAACTAACTAAGAAGAATGAGGCTGTGGTGCGACTACTTGTGACCAGAAAGTCGCTGGAGGAAGCCGTCAAGCAGTCGATGGGGGTAGCCCCAAATTGTAACACTGCGACGCGACACTACTAA
- the LOC109625592 gene encoding small ribosomal subunit protein eS27-like produces the protein MPVPKDLMHPSFTEERRRHKKKRLVQSPNSYFMDVKCTGCYRITTIFSHAQTVVPCSGCSIILSQPQGGKCRLTAGCAFRRK, from the exons ATGCCG GTGCCTAAGGATCTGATGCACCCCAGCTTCaccgaggagaggagacgacaCAAGAAGAAGAGGCTGGTGCAGAGTCCGAACTCCTACTTCATGGATGTTAAATGCACAG GCTGCTACAGGATCACCACCATCTTCAGCCATGCACAAACAGTGGTACCTTGTTCAGGCTGCTCCATAATCCTCAGCCAACCACAAGGGGGGAAATGCAGACTCACTGCAG GCTGCGCCTTCAGACGAAAATAG